Genomic segment of Amphibacillus xylanus NBRC 15112:
GATTGGGAGGAGGAGCTATGCTAGAAAATATTAAATTTATTCATGCTGCCGATTTGCACTTAGATAGTCCGTTTAAAGGGATGAGTACTTTACCTAGTTCACTTTATCAAGAGTTAAAATCGAGTACGTTTTCAGCTTTAGACAATCTTGTCAAACTTGCGATTGATGAAGCAGTTGATTTTGTTTTAATAGTTGGGGATCTTTTTGATCAATCATTAAGAAGTGTTTATGCTGAGATGCAGTTTCTACTAGCTTGTGAAAAATTAGCTGAAGCTAATATTCCGGTATATTTAAGTTATGGTAACCACGACTATTTAAATGCGAAAACTCGTACGCTGAAATATCCAGATAACCTTCATGTCTTTGATTCTGATCAAGTTGAATGTAAAATTTTTAACAAAAACGGCCATCCGCTCGTTGCGATTCATGGCTTTAGCTATTTAGAACAAGCAGTACTAAGTAATAAAGCATTAGAATTTCAACCGATTGAGGGAGTCCCATATCAAATTGGCATGCTTCACGGGAGTACGGGACAAGCAGATGAGCATGACAATTATGCGCCATTTCAATTAAGTGATTTACGTGCAAAAAAAATTGATTATTGGGCGTTAGGACATATTCACAAACGAGCTATTTTAGGAACGGATCCCGCGATTGTCTATCCTGGTAATACGCAAGGCCGATCAAGTAAGGAATTAGGAGAAAAGGGATGTTATTTAGTTGAGCTTGATCAAACTGAAACAAAGCTAACTTTTGTACCGTTACAATTCATTCGATTTGAAAATGTTACGGTTGATTTAAAAGACTGTGATGATCTTGATCAGGTTTATCAGCTCATCAACGATAAACTGAATCAATTTGGACAGAAGAAAATTATTGTTTATTTAAACTTAATTAACGCATCACAGCAAATGATCAAACACTACCACCAAGGTGATTTAAAGGACTTAATTGATGTATTTAATGAACAACAAGCTGATATGCGGAATTGGATTTGGATCCAGTCTTATAAAGTAGAACAAGAAAAAGAAGCAATCGAAAATCTACTTAAAACACGTGACCCATTTATAAAGCAGTTGTTAAAGCAATTTGATCAAGTTGATTGGAATGCCACAGCAAAAGATTTGTGGCAGCATCGCCAGGCGAAGCGATTTTTACCAGAACTGACTGATGACGAGAAAAAAGAAATCATTGAAGCGGCTAAAGAGCTTGCCCTCTATCAATTGATTGGGGTGAATCAAAATGAAAATTAAACAACTACATATATACGGATTTGGAAAATGGCAAGATCAAAAGTGGGACTTTAATGACCAGCAATTATCAGTTATTGCAGGTGAAAATGAAGCCGGTAAATCAACGATACGTGCATTTATTTTATTTATGCTTTTTGGTCTACCACCCCAACAACGAAAACGATACCTGCCGAAGCGTGGTGGCCAATTAGGTGGACGAATGATCATTCAAGGATCAGATGGTCAAGATTACACAATTGAGCGTGTTGATAATCGATCGAACGCTGAAGCGATTTGTTATGATCAACATGGACAAAAACTTGCTCCTGACTGGTTAACTGAGGAGTTAAATGGAGTTGATCGCACGCTTTATAATCAGATCTTCAATTTTGATGTGTTTGCCTTACAGGTGGAGGGGGGGTTTTCCAAGGAACAGTTAGGAGAAATCTTATTAAGCATCGGGATGACTGGCTCAGATCGAATTTACCAAACGGAAAAACAACTCAATAAATCATTAGATGACCAATTTAAAAAGGGTGGTTCAAAACCAAGGCTTAATCAATTGATTAAGCAACTTACTGAGCAAGAAAAAGAATTAAAACAGTTAGAAGATACCGTCGAGGCTTATCAAGCACACCAAGAAAAAAGCCAAGCATATCAAGCTGAGATGAAGGCAATTAGGTTAGAAATTGGCAGGCTAAAAAATGAATTGAACCTCTTAGTTGAACAACAGCGTGTTTATCCTGCAATTGAAACATACCATTTAAATAAGCAAGAGCTGCTAGAGTATCCTGAACAGATTGATTTTCCTGAGCAAGGTGAAGAACGATATAAGCGGTTGAAAGAAACACTTCAACCACTCCAAGCAGATGTTGAAGTAATTAAAAGACAATTAACTGAATTAAAATCAGATCATGATGAGCTTGTCGAACATCTTTATCCAAAGCAAATCATTAATCAGATTGAAAAGCGTCTTAACCAAGCTAGAGAATATCAGGCACTAGTTCAAGAAAAATATCAAATTGAACGACAAATTAAAGAAAAAAATCAGTCGATCTCTACACAACTTAATGAACTTCAGCTTAATTTAACAGAGGCTGATTTAGAAGATTTGCCGTTAAACTACACAACAGAACAGACTTGGCAGGATTTAGCTGAGCAAGCTGTTCAAAATAAACAAAAATTATCAGAGAATAAATCATTACTTGAAACATTGATAAACCAAAAAAGCTCGTTAACCACAGAGCGCGAGCTGCTTGAAACTAAAACACTATCAGCGCGTGAAAAGGAAATGACTGAGCAAGAATTAGAGCAAATTAATCAGCGACTATATCAACCAAAGCAAACTGATCATCCATTAATAAAGCAATATAACACGCAACGAATCTTTAATATCGTAATGATCAGTATACTACTACTCAGCATCATCTTACTTCTATCAAGTAAACACAGCTTGTTAAATAGTATACTAACAGGTGCACTTCTAATTGTCGGTGGAATTTTTATTTGGCAACAAATGAAATTACGGAAAAAATCGCTACACATGCTCAACACACAGACAGAAGAAGCGACAGCTGAATGGCATGATCGACGGATTTTATTAATGGAAAAACTCACCTCTCATGATCATCATCGTGATCAATTGTTGCTTGCGTCTAACAAGTTAAAAGAGGTTGATGACCAATACCATGTTGTAAAAGAGCAGCTAGTAACACTAGAGCTTGAGGAAGCGAGACTGACACAATTAATAAACGAAGAGAAAAGCAAGTTTTCATTCCTACAAAGCTTGTCAGTTCAATTTTGGCCAGATTTAGCTGGTCGTTTAAGAGACATTATTGACCTTATGCATCAGCGTGATCAATTAAAAGCCACACTTACCGATTTAAAAGAGCAGCTTAATCAATTTGAAGTGGAAACAATAGAGCAATTTGGTCAGCTCATTAAGGCTGATAAAACTGATTTTCAAAGTTATTTAGATCAGCTTAAGGATTTGCTGTTCCAACAGCAGACGCTACTCGACAGGAAAGATAAATTGGAAAGCCGCTTAACAACTATGTATGATGAGCAAAAGCAGGCTGAAGCAAAAACGATTCCATATCAAAAAGAATTGGACGAGTTATTAGCATTAGCAAAGGTCAACTCGGAAGAAGATTTTATTAAAAAAGCAAAACTTTATCAGCAGTGGCATGAGCTAAAAGAAACACAGCAAGAAATGGTTCGCCAAATAAAAGTGCACTTACCAGATGATTTAGTTGGCTCCATTTTAGCAGGTGGTTACTTAACAAAAACCGAACTGAACGCTAAGATTCAGTCGAATGAAGCTGAATTACGAGCACTTGATCATCAATTAAATGATTTAATCAAAAAAGACGCCGATCTACAAGCGATTTTAAACACGCTAGCACATTCAAAGGCATCGCTTGAATTAAAGCATGCGTTTCATTTAACGAGGGATAAATTGATTGAAGGGGCTAAAGAATGGCTGATCAATCAATTGGCTTTAATGCAAATCGAGAGGACAAAAACGATCTTCCAAACATCTTATTTGCCAGTAGTTTTAGAAAAAGCTTCCGCATTTTTTATGCAATTGACAAAAGGACGATATATGAATATTGATTTTGATCTAGATCATACGCAATTATTTTTACTAGCTTCAGATCAGCAAACATACCAGCTTGAGGAGTTATCACAAGGGACGATGGACCAATTATTTGTCTCGATTAGATTAGGAATCAGTAGTTGGTTAGCTGAGCATATTCAGTTACCATTCTTAATTGATGATGGGTTTGTTCATTTTGACCAGCAACGAAAGCAGGAAATGGAGCGTATTTTAGAAGGACTTAGTGATGTCCATCAAATTATATATTTCACGAAAGATATACCAACAAATGAACAATTGCGTGATAAAGTAGAAGATAGAGTGATCATTTTAAGCTAAAAAATTTAGACTTACACGATAATAAAAAATCAGAGCTACGTAATATGTGAACTGCCCCTAACCCTTGAAAAAAGACAGTTCAACGTGCTCTGATTTTTTATATGATTATTTGGCATTTTCATAACGGCTATCTAAGTAGTCAACGATATGAATTAAGTAGCCTTCAATTGTTTGAGGCTGCTTAACTGCTGAGCCCCATTCTGGTAAACCATGGTGGCATAAAATACAGTGACTAATTTGATGAACAGCATCGATATCTAGTGAAATGTTAAATTGCTCTAGTAGCTTGCTGAATAGTAAAAATCCATATGGAATATGGCCAATCATAACACCAAGCGGATCCATACTGATACCAGCTTGTTTACGAGTTTCTAAGCTTTCGCGATTTGCTGTTGGGAAAAGTACTTCAAATGCTTTATGTGATAATCCTGCATGGTCATATTCAAGTATTTTTCCAAGATCATGAAACAAAATTGACACAATTAAAATATTGTAATCAGGGCTTTGGTCTTTAAAATTCATTGCCCCAGTAGTCATCGTATAGAGATGGTCGATTGTTTGATTCCATGTTGATGCGTAATTAAGTGGCTCATTATTTTTATATGCAAGGTAAAGATCTTTTTTATAGCTTTTTTCAACTAGGTTAATCAATGTAATAACTGCTTCGATATGTCCTTTTTGTTCATTGAGAATATAACGTGCAATTCGCATTAATCCGACAGTATGCTTTAGTAGTCCGCCTAAGTAGTTATGGTGATGTCCTTTTGCTGCAGGAGCGATACTAAAGTCAGACCAGAAAAGAAAGAGTGTTTCTTTAGCTAAGGTTGAATAAGGCTCATCTAACTGATCAAGGTAGCTATATAATTCAATTGTTAAATGATTGTAATCTTCATCTGTGTAAGGAAGTAATGAAAATGGATTAATTTTCTCATCAACAGGTGTAAGACGATTAATAGTTAGTGATTTTTGATTGTTATAGTCATCAACGATTGCTTCAACATCAAATACTGAATACTCTTCAAGTAGTGGTAGGACACGGTTAATCATGCCCTGATTGTCCCACATTTTCGCTTGAATCATCCCAGCATTGTTACTAAACGAGAGTCTGAGAAAATTCTTATTTGTCCGAGTGAGTCGCACTTCATAATCATTTAATAGTAAGCGTTGTTTAACCTGATTCCCAGCAGTTTGATCATCAATTGAGAAAACATTCTGCCCGCTCGGTAATTCAGGAGCAGGAAAACGTTGTTGTATATAATCTATTTCTTCTTCATTCATTTCAATTTCGATCGGTATTTGTCCAAAAAAATAATTGGATTCCAATTTCATTTCTCTCGCTCCTTAGAAGGTATTTATTAAATTTATTGTAACGTAGATTGAAGTAAAATCCTATTGAAAATAAAATGTGAAAAAGCATATCGGTTTTCACCAATATGCTTTTGACTTGTTATTATTGATCTAACTCTGGGATGTCCTCAAATGTAAATAAGTCTTCAAATTCTTTAATGTTGACTTTAATGTTTGCACCTTCAAGTAATGATTGCATTTTTGTCATTGCAACTGTTTCATCTACTTTTGGTAAGGCAATTTCAGTTCTTAATTGTGCTTTCATGTCTTCAAATGAACCGATTTCTCTTTCTGTATCACGAATGTCAGTTACTTTAATAATATGCCAACCATGAGTAGACTCTACTGGTTTACTGATTTCATCTACAGCTAATTCATAAGCTACATCTTCAAACTCTTTAACCATGTCTCCTG
This window contains:
- a CDS encoding metallophosphoesterase family protein, producing the protein MLENIKFIHAADLHLDSPFKGMSTLPSSLYQELKSSTFSALDNLVKLAIDEAVDFVLIVGDLFDQSLRSVYAEMQFLLACEKLAEANIPVYLSYGNHDYLNAKTRTLKYPDNLHVFDSDQVECKIFNKNGHPLVAIHGFSYLEQAVLSNKALEFQPIEGVPYQIGMLHGSTGQADEHDNYAPFQLSDLRAKKIDYWALGHIHKRAILGTDPAIVYPGNTQGRSSKELGEKGCYLVELDQTETKLTFVPLQFIRFENVTVDLKDCDDLDQVYQLINDKLNQFGQKKIIVYLNLINASQQMIKHYHQGDLKDLIDVFNEQQADMRNWIWIQSYKVEQEKEAIENLLKTRDPFIKQLLKQFDQVDWNATAKDLWQHRQAKRFLPELTDDEKKEIIEAAKELALYQLIGVNQNEN
- a CDS encoding AAA family ATPase, with the protein product MKIKQLHIYGFGKWQDQKWDFNDQQLSVIAGENEAGKSTIRAFILFMLFGLPPQQRKRYLPKRGGQLGGRMIIQGSDGQDYTIERVDNRSNAEAICYDQHGQKLAPDWLTEELNGVDRTLYNQIFNFDVFALQVEGGFSKEQLGEILLSIGMTGSDRIYQTEKQLNKSLDDQFKKGGSKPRLNQLIKQLTEQEKELKQLEDTVEAYQAHQEKSQAYQAEMKAIRLEIGRLKNELNLLVEQQRVYPAIETYHLNKQELLEYPEQIDFPEQGEERYKRLKETLQPLQADVEVIKRQLTELKSDHDELVEHLYPKQIINQIEKRLNQAREYQALVQEKYQIERQIKEKNQSISTQLNELQLNLTEADLEDLPLNYTTEQTWQDLAEQAVQNKQKLSENKSLLETLINQKSSLTTERELLETKTLSAREKEMTEQELEQINQRLYQPKQTDHPLIKQYNTQRIFNIVMISILLLSIILLLSSKHSLLNSILTGALLIVGGIFIWQQMKLRKKSLHMLNTQTEEATAEWHDRRILLMEKLTSHDHHRDQLLLASNKLKEVDDQYHVVKEQLVTLELEEARLTQLINEEKSKFSFLQSLSVQFWPDLAGRLRDIIDLMHQRDQLKATLTDLKEQLNQFEVETIEQFGQLIKADKTDFQSYLDQLKDLLFQQQTLLDRKDKLESRLTTMYDEQKQAEAKTIPYQKELDELLALAKVNSEEDFIKKAKLYQQWHELKETQQEMVRQIKVHLPDDLVGSILAGGYLTKTELNAKIQSNEAELRALDHQLNDLIKKDADLQAILNTLAHSKASLELKHAFHLTRDKLIEGAKEWLINQLALMQIERTKTIFQTSYLPVVLEKASAFFMQLTKGRYMNIDFDLDHTQLFLLASDQQTYQLEELSQGTMDQLFVSIRLGISSWLAEHIQLPFLIDDGFVHFDQQRKQEMERILEGLSDVHQIIYFTKDIPTNEQLRDKVEDRVIILS
- a CDS encoding HD domain-containing protein encodes the protein MKLESNYFFGQIPIEIEMNEEEIDYIQQRFPAPELPSGQNVFSIDDQTAGNQVKQRLLLNDYEVRLTRTNKNFLRLSFSNNAGMIQAKMWDNQGMINRVLPLLEEYSVFDVEAIVDDYNNQKSLTINRLTPVDEKINPFSLLPYTDEDYNHLTIELYSYLDQLDEPYSTLAKETLFLFWSDFSIAPAAKGHHHNYLGGLLKHTVGLMRIARYILNEQKGHIEAVITLINLVEKSYKKDLYLAYKNNEPLNYASTWNQTIDHLYTMTTGAMNFKDQSPDYNILIVSILFHDLGKILEYDHAGLSHKAFEVLFPTANRESLETRKQAGISMDPLGVMIGHIPYGFLLFSKLLEQFNISLDIDAVHQISHCILCHHGLPEWGSAVKQPQTIEGYLIHIVDYLDSRYENAK